The following coding sequences are from one Novosphingobium sp. KACC 22771 window:
- a CDS encoding TldD/PmbA family protein translates to MTMLLTHSEVGLCDAAQRAVELAARRGARARASVHHEGVAKAAMRGGEVETAERSGSQNLSLTVVHEGRRGSASTAGFDKAAIERVVEEAMLIAAYVEPDADADLPPPDALAFSGPAPQLYADSPRSPEAMLEAAGALDRIAGGIAASDSRLRAGESVAATTEGLWALATSDGFCRSALRSNDARWTVMLAQDESGSISDFCQSQERQADALSSAQSLAQEAADRACRSLGARAIDSRRCPVLFDPRTAATLVDIIAGALNGVAQYRRMSFLPDPLGRALAPAHLDLQEDPFEPLGLASGGFDGEGIAGSTRAILRSGVVEGLFLSTFSGRKLGMASTGNADGYYNLRLTSTAPSGDRAAMLRMLGTGLVVTHFQGGKTDPASGNWTQAVRGFWVEGGEIVHAVTDVTLAGTVPAMLNGIRAVGRDVERMGAIRTGSILIEDMQLGGWA, encoded by the coding sequence ATGACCATGCTGTTGACGCACAGCGAGGTGGGCCTGTGCGATGCGGCGCAGCGGGCGGTTGAACTGGCGGCCCGGCGCGGAGCGCGGGCGCGCGCCTCGGTCCACCATGAGGGGGTCGCCAAGGCCGCGATGCGCGGCGGCGAGGTTGAGACCGCCGAGCGCAGCGGCAGCCAGAACCTGAGCCTCACGGTTGTTCACGAGGGACGCCGGGGATCGGCCTCGACCGCCGGGTTTGACAAGGCGGCCATTGAGCGCGTGGTCGAGGAGGCGATGCTGATTGCCGCTTATGTTGAGCCCGATGCCGATGCCGATCTGCCGCCCCCCGACGCGCTGGCTTTTTCGGGTCCGGCGCCGCAACTCTATGCCGATAGCCCGCGCAGCCCCGAAGCGATGCTGGAGGCGGCGGGCGCGCTGGATCGGATCGCGGGCGGCATTGCGGCGTCGGACAGCCGGTTGCGCGCCGGGGAGTCGGTGGCGGCGACGACCGAAGGACTCTGGGCTCTGGCGACGAGCGATGGTTTTTGCCGCAGCGCGCTGCGCTCGAACGACGCCCGCTGGACGGTGATGCTGGCGCAGGATGAAAGCGGCAGCATTTCCGACTTCTGCCAATCGCAGGAACGGCAGGCCGATGCCCTTTCTTCCGCCCAAAGTCTGGCGCAGGAAGCGGCTGACCGCGCCTGCCGTTCCTTGGGCGCAAGGGCCATCGACAGCCGCCGTTGCCCGGTTCTGTTCGATCCGCGCACCGCCGCGACGCTGGTCGATATTATCGCGGGGGCGCTGAACGGGGTGGCGCAATACCGCCGGATGAGTTTCTTGCCCGATCCTCTGGGGCGCGCCCTGGCGCCCGCGCATCTCGATCTGCAAGAAGACCCGTTCGAGCCGCTGGGGCTGGCGAGCGGCGGCTTCGATGGCGAGGGGATTGCCGGATCGACGCGCGCGATCCTGCGGTCCGGCGTGGTCGAAGGCCTGTTTCTGTCAACCTTCTCCGGCCGCAAGCTGGGCATGGCCTCCACCGGCAATGCCGATGGCTATTACAATCTGCGGCTGACCAGCACGGCACCGAGCGGAGATCGGGCGGCGATGCTGCGGATGCTGGGCACCGGGCTGGTGGTCACCCATTTTCAGGGCGGCAAGACCGATCCTGCCAGCGGCAACTGGACACAGGCGGTGCGGGGCTTCTGGGTCGAGGGTGGGGAGATCGTCCATGCCGTTACCGATGTGACGCTGGCCGGGACCGTTCCGGCCATGCTGAACGGGATCCGCGCGGTTGGCCGCGATGTCGAGCGCATGGGCGCGATCCGCACCGGGTCAA
- a CDS encoding ABC transporter ATP-binding protein/permease, producing the protein MMPPPTNVEEARREAGLQSAQPARERWAHVWKMSTRYFVSDDWKWAWFLLACYCAIEVGTTYVFLLSNKWQREFYDAIEQRQGGLFLSLVGMFVMIAGIAIGTQFLHNIVGWTLSIRWRRWLNDWYLGRWFAQDRFYEIERLRMIDNPDQRIAEDVRAFTSMGLEYGQSPLSIVISMVFSLVRAVAFAAILLETSSPLAIPLFGYRIPLPGGDLIWFSIAYVIFGTLFISWIGRPFVRRKMREQHYEADYRAGLLHVRRNGEQIAFSQAQGVEQDGLHMAFANIRRNFYQMMLANAGLSAGQDLYQRSMQVVPLFLTVPKYFAGAISFGQVQSARDAFTQFAASLSYIVAAYPSIARQVANINRLKALEDAIDYDRPRGIGFTPGGTPDGVAISATGLMLRRPNGEPLLSVADWTIRDGERWVIEGPSGTGKTTLLRAMAGLWPDGAGNVAMSKRGKAMLVPQRLYLPLGTLKAAICFPDRAEDHDDAQIAALLKTVRLEMHTEAMHELRMWQDELSPGEQQRVAMARILLQRPTLLVLDEATSALDADNAAHFYQSVLGAAPDATIISVVHNEKLASYHTHRLTLHHGHATLSRLGETA; encoded by the coding sequence ATGATGCCGCCCCCCACCAATGTCGAGGAGGCCCGCCGCGAAGCGGGTCTCCAGTCCGCCCAGCCCGCCCGCGAGCGATGGGCCCATGTCTGGAAGATGAGCACGCGCTATTTCGTCTCGGACGACTGGAAATGGGCCTGGTTTCTACTCGCCTGTTACTGCGCGATAGAGGTCGGCACGACCTATGTGTTCCTGCTGTCCAACAAATGGCAGCGTGAATTCTACGACGCGATCGAGCAGCGGCAGGGCGGGCTGTTCCTGTCGCTGGTCGGCATGTTCGTGATGATCGCCGGGATCGCGATCGGGACGCAGTTCCTGCACAATATCGTCGGTTGGACGCTGTCGATCCGGTGGCGGCGATGGCTGAACGACTGGTATCTGGGCCGCTGGTTCGCTCAGGATCGCTTCTATGAGATCGAGCGGCTGCGGATGATCGACAACCCCGATCAGCGCATCGCCGAGGACGTGCGAGCCTTCACTTCCATGGGGCTGGAATATGGCCAGTCGCCGCTCAGCATCGTGATCTCGATGGTGTTCAGCCTGGTTCGCGCGGTTGCCTTCGCGGCCATCCTGCTGGAAACCTCTTCCCCGCTGGCGATCCCGCTGTTTGGCTATCGCATCCCGCTGCCCGGTGGCGACCTCATCTGGTTTTCCATCGCCTATGTCATCTTCGGCACATTGTTCATCAGCTGGATCGGCAGGCCGTTTGTCCGCCGCAAGATGCGCGAACAGCATTATGAAGCGGATTATCGCGCCGGGTTGCTCCATGTTCGGCGCAATGGCGAACAGATCGCCTTTTCCCAAGCGCAGGGCGTCGAACAGGATGGCTTGCATATGGCTTTTGCAAACATTCGCCGCAACTTCTATCAGATGATGCTGGCCAATGCCGGGCTCAGCGCCGGGCAAGATCTGTATCAGCGCAGCATGCAGGTCGTGCCGTTATTTCTGACCGTGCCGAAATATTTCGCCGGCGCGATTTCCTTCGGCCAGGTCCAGAGTGCGCGCGACGCTTTCACCCAGTTTGCGGCCAGTCTGTCCTACATCGTCGCGGCCTATCCCAGCATCGCGCGCCAGGTTGCCAACATCAACCGTTTGAAGGCGCTGGAAGACGCGATCGATTATGATCGTCCGCGCGGCATCGGCTTCACACCCGGCGGCACGCCCGATGGCGTGGCGATCAGCGCCACCGGTTTGATGCTGCGTCGCCCCAATGGTGAGCCCCTGCTGTCAGTTGCGGATTGGACGATCCGCGATGGTGAGCGCTGGGTGATTGAAGGGCCATCGGGCACCGGCAAGACGACGCTGCTGCGCGCCATGGCCGGGCTGTGGCCCGATGGCGCGGGGAACGTGGCGATGAGCAAGCGTGGCAAGGCCATGCTGGTGCCGCAGCGCCTCTATCTGCCGCTCGGCACGCTCAAGGCAGCGATCTGCTTCCCCGACCGAGCCGAGGATCATGATGATGCGCAGATTGCGGCGCTGCTGAAGACCGTGCGACTGGAAATGCATACCGAGGCGATGCACGAACTGCGCATGTGGCAGGATGAATTGTCGCCGGGTGAGCAGCAGCGGGTCGCAATGGCGCGTATCCTGCTCCAGCGGCCCACCCTGCTGGTGCTGGACGAGGCGACGAGCGCGCTCGATGCGGACAATGCGGCGCATTTCTATCAATCTGTGCTGGGCGCGGCGCCGGATGCAACCATCATCAGCGTCGTCCACAACGAAAAGCTGGCGTCCTATCACACCCACCGCCTGACGTTGCATCATGGCCACGCCACCTTGTCGCGACTTGGGGAGACGGCATGA